CGGCTTGGTAGGCTTTTACCCTACCAACTACCTGATGGGTCGTAGGCCCCTCTCCCGGCGCTTCTCTGCTTTTATCTCTCGATATTATCCGGTCTTACCTACCGTTTCCAGTAGCTATCCCTGTCCGTGAGGTAGGTCCCTACGTATTACTCACCCGTTCGCCACTGATACTCAAGGAGCAAGCTCCCCTTTCTCCGTTCGACTTGCATGTGTTAGGCGCGCCGCCAGCGTTCACCCTGAGCCAGGATCAAACCCTTCTTCCAGTCCTTTTCCTGTCTTCTCAGTCTTTCACTGTCTTCTTCCTTGTTCCTTTTCTTCCTTGGCTTGGCCTCTATCCACTTGTCAAAGAGCTTCTCTTCCTTCTTCTATTTTGTTTCACTTTTAAATTTTCTTTTGGCTACGAAAGCCGAAGTTAATACTATCACATTATCCCTATTTTTGTCAATTGCTTTGTTGTTAACTATTCCTTTCTTGTTCCTTAACCTCTTCCACCTTTTCAGGCGTGCATTTGTTTTTAATTCATTATAATCGCTGATTTTGTGCCATAATATTGTATTGATTGATTAAAAAAATCTGGATTATAATTTTTGGATAATACAAATAAAGATCTTCTTTTTATATTTGGCATCTCTGTAAAACCATCTGTGAAAACAATTATTCCTTCTGGTCTCAATGATTCTTCCACGTAATCTATTGCAGGTTGTAAATCAGTAGAACCTTTACCTTTTAAAGTTAAATTTTTCCATTTGCCTTTAACATATTTTTGAGTTGATTGTACTTTGCTATCAGCTTGAATAAGGTGTAAAGTCCCACCAAGAGTTCGTGTTATTTCCTCTATTTCAGAAAAAAAACTATCATATTCATCTTCTACTATAGAACCACTGGTATCTACTATAACAGCAACTTCAGGGCCTCTGATTTTTCTCCAGCCTGGTTGAGAATCATATCTTCTATTAGGTCTCATTATGGTTCTATATTCATCAGTTACTACAGAACTTCCAAAAAATCGTCTTAATATGGTTTTCCAATCCAGCTTGGATTTCCCGGTTATCACCTTGTGAGCTATTTCAAGTGGTTCTAATGTGTCACCAGCACTTTTATCATAAGATTTTTGAACAAATTCACTTACAATATCAAAAGCCATCTCTTGAGTTATTTCTGATTCAAATTCATGAGAATCTGTTTCATTTCTTTTATCTTCTATCTCTTCAAGATCAATTAATTTGTTGTCTTCAAAAAATTTCATGGCATATTCAAAATATTCTTCAGCTGTTTTATTTAGCATATCAGGTGGAGCTGTGACAAACATAAATTCGCCATCTGGAGCGTGCCCTTCTGATAACATTGTATCAAGCGGTTCAGCCATTGCATCAAACTCTCTAATATATTGGTTAACTGATGCATCCATAGCTAAATCCCAAATGCTTTTTTCTCTTTTATTTTTTATTTTTATAAATATATGACCAAATATTATATGAAAAAGCTCATGTTTTATGAGTGCTTTTGTGAAAGCGACGCCTTTATTGTATATTCTTCTTGGATTATATACCAGTTTAAAATTCCCATCAGAACCTATTATCAATTTTATGGTTCTAACGGTTTCACTTTCAACATGGGTAAATCTCATTCTTGCATTTGAATAAAATATGTTTTCTTTTGCAAGTTCAATCCAGGCTTTTTCTATTACATTATCTATATTTCTTGTAGCCATTGTTCATCCCCCAAGGTCAAAGCTATTTCTTCCATCAATTTATCATAGAAAGCTCTTTTTAATCCTTTTGAATTTTCAACTAAGTTATTTAGGTTTCTCAATATTGAGAAAATACTGTCTTTAGGAATGAATTCTGATATAGCCTTTATATTTTTTGCTATAGTTTGATGTTCGTTGTTATCTATTATGTTTATCATATCTGATTCTTGGATTCTCTCAATATAATTATTAATCCTCATTATCATGTTAATTTTTTCATCATCATTTAATTTTTTCAATCTATCAAAGCTTTTTCCATAAAGAATTACATCTTCAGGCTTTGGAAGGGTCGTTTTATTGTTTAAATTGTTTATATAAGCTCTTGCAGAATCTGAACCAACAATACCAGCAGCTAATGAATAACCATATTTTTTTAGTTCATCTTCGTTTAAATTGTTTATCACTTTTGATAGTTTAAACCAACTTCTTGGAGAAGGCCTGAGATCAAGTCTAATTGATATTTGATTATCATTTGATAAATATTCAGGATAATTTTCTATAAAGTTTATAGTGTTTTTATCTATACCAACGTTATTAGCCCATTCAATCCAGTCTTTATCATTTGGAGATATGTCCAAATGGAAAAATCTTGACATAAAAGCAGGGTCAGTTATCAACTCAACTTGGTCATATTCTTCATCTGGGGGGTTAGCTGCGGCCATAATCCAACAGTCGTTTGGTAATATGTGGTTATGAATCCTTCTATCTATTAAAAGTTGCATTATGGCATTTCTTATCGACCTGTGAGCCCTATTTATTTCATCTATTAATATTATTGAATTTTCTTTTTCAGGCCACCAATCTGGTTTTAAAAAAGTTGTTTTATTTTCATCTCTTGAAGGCATACCTATTAAATCTCCAGGTTCCATCTGAGATATCACAAGGATTATTAATTCCCTTCCTGTTTCTTCAGCTATTTGTTTTGCTATATCAGTTTTACCTACACCAAAATGCCCCCATAATAATGGCACTTCATTTGATTGCATTATTTTTTTTGATAAAAATTTTACGTCGCTTGGTTTCATTGCGTTGCCTCCTTTAACTAATTCTTTCTTCTAAATAATTATAACATAGATAATATTATTAACTTGAAAAATATAAATGTTATAATATATAAAAAGGAGAGGATTTAACAATGCCATTAGACGGAATAGTATTTAACAAAATAATTAGAGAAATTGGGAAAGAAATGAATAATCATAAATTAAAAAACATATATCAGCCTGTTAACAGTCAAATTCTATTACAATTTAAATCTGAATTTATTTTATTTTCACTTTCAAATCCCGCATATATAAGTTTATTGGAAAATAAGCCAGATATACCAGATAACCCTTTGAATTTTGCACAACTATTAAGAAAGAATATTAAAGGAATGTTTTTAAAAGAAGCACAACAAATAAAAACTGATAGAGCTGGTTTTTTATTATTCCATGGAATTGATTATATAGGGCAAGAAAAAACTTACAAGCTTTATTTTGAGTTGATGGGAAGAAACTCTAATCTTATTCTAACCAATAAAAAAGACGAGATCATAGATTCCTGGAAAAAGATGAATGACGATAGGAGAACTATTCTTCCCGGAGCATTTTATAAGCCATTTTATGATGACGAGAAAAAAACTATTTTTGAAGATTTTGATGATATGAAAAATGTTATGGGATTGGCAGCTAAATCTAAAAGATTTATCAATGAAATTGGGATAGAAAAAGCAAAAGAAGATATGAAAAATGAAAAAATATTTTTATTTCATGACGAAGATGAAAATCCTGATATTTCTGCAATAACCCCCAATAATTACAATTTTGAGGAGTTACCTCCATCAAAAGCAATAGATAAACTTTTCAGTGAAAGAGCAAATAAATCAAGATATTTAGAATTGAAAAAGATTTTAGAGAAAAAATTGAGAAAAACCATTGAAAAAAAAGAGAGTTTAAAAGCAAAATTATTAGCGGATATAGAAAAGCAAAAGGACATTCCCAACCTTATAAAAAAAGGAGAGTTGCTTAAAACTTATTTGTATCAGGCAAAAAAAGGTGATGAGTTTATAGAAGTATACGATTGGGAGAACGATAAAAATGTAAAAATAGAATTAGATTCTTTGAAAAATCCATCAACAAACCTTGAAAAATACTTTAACAAAGTTGATAAATTGAAAAAGAGAGTTTTACACTCTAAGAAAAGGCTGAGAAAAATACAAAAAGAGCTGGATTATTATTATCAATTGTATTCCACTGTGGATATTTCAGATGATTTGGATACACTGGAAGAAATTAGAGAAGAAATGATAGATGAAGGACTAATACAAATTAACAAGAAGAAAAGAAGAAAAAAACCAAAGAGCACTTTCAAAAAATTCGAATATAAAGGATTTGAAATTTTAGTTGGTAGAAACAACAAGCAAAATGATGAGCTAACAAAAAGCGCATCAAAAGATGATATTTGGTTGCATACACATGAAATCCCTGGTTCTCATGTTTTAATAAAAGGTGCTGGAAAAGAAATCCCAGAAGAGGTTATAAAAAGGGCCGCAGAAATAGAAGCTTACAATTCAAGAGCTAAAATGTCCAATAATGTTCCTGTCGATTATACAACCCCAAAATATGTTTGGAAACCAAAAGGGGCAAAACCTGGAATGTGGCTTTATGAAAACTTTTCAACTATATTTGTAACCCCAAAACAATAGAATAAATTGCTTTGCAATTTATTCTATTGTTTGTTGGAGGTTATTGGCTTTTTATTTAGAGTATTTTTCCCAAAGAAAATCAAACTCATTTTCATATGCTTTATAAAATTCCTCATTATTGCTTATTATCACAGCATTTTCATCGTTATTTTCCAGTGCTGATTTTGTAAAGTTATAAGATCCTGTCAAAATATGTTTATCATCAATCAGCAACAATTTATGGTGGAATGTTTTGTTGTTTTTGTCGAGTATGAAAGGAAATTTATTTTGAAAATCTCCATAGACTGACCATCTTGATCCAGACTGGAAAGTTTCTGTTATTACCTTGACATCGACTCCCCTATTATATGCATCTGCTAATGCTTGGGCTATGTTAGAATCTGTAAATGTAAATATCATTACTTTTACCTCTTTTTCTGCATTGTTTATATAATCTAATATTACCTTTTGATAATCTTCATCTGGAGTAAAAAATGTACTAATTTCTGAGTTTTTTAACTTAATTTTTTTATAGACTTTTTCCGATTCACCTTTTTTACCAAATTCTTTATCATAAAATTGTTCTCTGAATTCAAGCATATAATTTTCGGTTATTTCGTTATTATAAATAAAAACCAAGTTGTTATTGTTATAATTCAACCCATTATCAGACATATTCGTACTTCCAGTAATCAACAAATATCCGTCTATAATAATAAATTTATTGTGCATTAATCTATAATTACCATCGTATATCAATTCTATTTTTTCATTTTTGACTAATTTTTCTGAGTAATTATTTTTGTTGTCTTCCTCTGTAACTATTTTTATATCAACGCCTTCATCCGCTTTTTTTAAAATTTGATTATAAAAATATTCATTATCAATATCGTATAGAGACATATAAATATATTTTTCTGCTTTTTCAATCTCATTTAAAAGATAATTAAAGGCTTTTTCATTTCTTTCTTTTTTAAACTCGTTGATAAAAAAAACCGTTGCATCTTCTGTTGCATTTCTTATGTTTATTTCAAAGTCCATATCGTTTATTTTAAAAGAATATACAGATTTAGAACCATCAGCCCTGAAATATATCTCATCATCGTTCATATAACTCCCTGGTAACTCACCTTCAAAACTTTCTACATCTGCTATATTTATCGAGTCTCCTAAATCCATATTTAAATTAAAATTAACAGATAGTACTACTGTTAAAACAATCATTAATAAAATAATTAAGAGTTTTTTCTTCATTTTACACCCCCCATTCATTAAGAAATTATAACATAATTATTTGATTTTTAAATTAGGTAAGCGTATAATTTTTATAGATATTGATTTAACGAGGAGGTAAAAAAATGAACCAATCTGAATATTTGGAAATATTAAATACAGCATTATCTGAAGGTGGAGAATATGCTGAGATTTTTTTTGAAGAATCCGAATCAAATCTTATCAGTTATGATAATGGTAAGATCGAAGACAGCACTTTCAACTCCAGAAAAGGTGCCAGCATAAGAGTTACTGAAGGAGAAGAAACTGTTTTTGCACACACTAACTCACCTGAATATGAAGCTTTAAAAAAATTGGCAGAAAATTTATCAAAATCTGCTAAAAAAAGAAATTTTAAAAAGCAGGTAGAAGTTAAAGAGTTGAAAGAAAATCCAGAATTGGACAACAACAGTGTTAAAAGAGATTTTGATGATGTAAAAACCGAAGAAAAAATTGAAAAAATCAATACGGCTGTTGATTATACAAAGAGTTTGGATAAAAGAGTTTCACAAATCACAATCAGGTATATGGATTCTTTTAGAAAAGTTAAAATAGTTAATTCTGATGGAGAAATTTCTAACGATGTAAGAAGATATCCTGTTTTTTATGTTATGACTTATATCACAGATGAAAATGGACAGATATTTACTGGTATTTCTGGCAATGGAGCTAATATGGGTTACGAATTCTTTGATGATAAAATGATAAAAGAATTATGTGATGATTCTGTAAGGCAAGCAATCAGCCAATTAGAAGGGGAAGATGCTCCAGCAGGAGAGTTCACAGTGGTATTATCTTCTGAAGCAGGAGGAACAATGGTTCACGAAGCTTGTGGACACGGTATGGAAGCTGATTTAGTTCTTTCTGGTTCTGTTTATAGAGATAAAGTTGGTCAAAAAATAGCTTCTGAAAAAGTTACAGTAAAAGATGATGGAACTATTAAAAATAAAAGAGGTACTCTCAATTATGA
Above is a window of Geotoga petraea DNA encoding:
- a CDS encoding vWA domain-containing protein — its product is MATRNIDNVIEKAWIELAKENIFYSNARMRFTHVESETVRTIKLIIGSDGNFKLVYNPRRIYNKGVAFTKALIKHELFHIIFGHIFIKIKNKREKSIWDLAMDASVNQYIREFDAMAEPLDTMLSEGHAPDGEFMFVTAPPDMLNKTAEEYFEYAMKFFEDNKLIDLEEIEDKRNETDSHEFESEITQEMAFDIVSEFVQKSYDKSAGDTLEPLEIAHKVITGKSKLDWKTILRRFFGSSVVTDEYRTIMRPNRRYDSQPGWRKIRGPEVAVIVDTSGSIVEDEYDSFFSEIEEITRTLGGTLHLIQADSKVQSTQKYVKGKWKNLTLKGKGSTDLQPAIDYVEESLRPEGIIVFTDGFTEMPNIKRRSLFVLSKNYNPDFFNQSIQYYGTKSAIIMN
- a CDS encoding AAA family ATPase, whose product is MKPSDVKFLSKKIMQSNEVPLLWGHFGVGKTDIAKQIAEETGRELIILVISQMEPGDLIGMPSRDENKTTFLKPDWWPEKENSIILIDEINRAHRSIRNAIMQLLIDRRIHNHILPNDCWIMAAANPPDEEYDQVELITDPAFMSRFFHLDISPNDKDWIEWANNVGIDKNTINFIENYPEYLSNDNQISIRLDLRPSPRSWFKLSKVINNLNEDELKKYGYSLAAGIVGSDSARAYINNLNNKTTLPKPEDVILYGKSFDRLKKLNDDEKINMIMRINNYIERIQESDMINIIDNNEHQTIAKNIKAISEFIPKDSIFSILRNLNNLVENSKGLKRAFYDKLMEEIALTLGDEQWLQEI
- a CDS encoding Rqc2 family fibronectin-binding protein — its product is MPLDGIVFNKIIREIGKEMNNHKLKNIYQPVNSQILLQFKSEFILFSLSNPAYISLLENKPDIPDNPLNFAQLLRKNIKGMFLKEAQQIKTDRAGFLLFHGIDYIGQEKTYKLYFELMGRNSNLILTNKKDEIIDSWKKMNDDRRTILPGAFYKPFYDDEKKTIFEDFDDMKNVMGLAAKSKRFINEIGIEKAKEDMKNEKIFLFHDEDENPDISAITPNNYNFEELPPSKAIDKLFSERANKSRYLELKKILEKKLRKTIEKKESLKAKLLADIEKQKDIPNLIKKGELLKTYLYQAKKGDEFIEVYDWENDKNVKIELDSLKNPSTNLEKYFNKVDKLKKRVLHSKKRLRKIQKELDYYYQLYSTVDISDDLDTLEEIREEMIDEGLIQINKKKRRKKPKSTFKKFEYKGFEILVGRNNKQNDELTKSASKDDIWLHTHEIPGSHVLIKGAGKEIPEEVIKRAAEIEAYNSRAKMSNNVPVDYTTPKYVWKPKGAKPGMWLYENFSTIFVTPKQ
- a CDS encoding phospholipase D-like domain-containing protein — its product is MKKKLLIILLMIVLTVVLSVNFNLNMDLGDSINIADVESFEGELPGSYMNDDEIYFRADGSKSVYSFKINDMDFEINIRNATEDATVFFINEFKKERNEKAFNYLLNEIEKAEKYIYMSLYDIDNEYFYNQILKKADEGVDIKIVTEEDNKNNYSEKLVKNEKIELIYDGNYRLMHNKFIIIDGYLLITGSTNMSDNGLNYNNNNLVFIYNNEITENYMLEFREQFYDKEFGKKGESEKVYKKIKLKNSEISTFFTPDEDYQKVILDYINNAEKEVKVMIFTFTDSNIAQALADAYNRGVDVKVITETFQSGSRWSVYGDFQNKFPFILDKNNKTFHHKLLLIDDKHILTGSYNFTKSALENNDENAVIISNNEEFYKAYENEFDFLWEKYSK
- a CDS encoding TldD/PmbA family protein encodes the protein MNQSEYLEILNTALSEGGEYAEIFFEESESNLISYDNGKIEDSTFNSRKGASIRVTEGEETVFAHTNSPEYEALKKLAENLSKSAKKRNFKKQVEVKELKENPELDNNSVKRDFDDVKTEEKIEKINTAVDYTKSLDKRVSQITIRYMDSFRKVKIVNSDGEISNDVRRYPVFYVMTYITDENGQIFTGISGNGANMGYEFFDDKMIKELCDDSVRQAISQLEGEDAPAGEFTVVLSSEAGGTMVHEACGHGMEADLVLSGSVYRDKVGQKIASEKVTVKDDGTIKNKRGTLNYDDEGIKTEETVLIENGILKGYMHSRLTAKKFDTKSTGNGRRQTYMHLPIVRMRNTFIAPGKDDPEDIIKSVDDGIFVRKMGGGQVDVISGDFQFKVTEGYIIKNGEIKNSIKGASLVGNGLEVLKTIDMVGNDLGYAVGTCGKDGQGAPVSDAQPTIRIPKIIVGGVVKGGTN